CTTCGATTGGCAGACCGACCATCCGCGAAAGCGGCGTCCAGAGCGACACGGCGTTGTTGACCGTGCCGAACAGCGTGATGTCCCAGGTGGTGGGGTCCGGGCCCAACACCTCCGCCGCCCAAGTCGAGTTGTCGCGCAGGTTGTAGGTCACCTCCGCCCCGGCGGCCACGAGTTGCTGGTAGACGTATTCGGCGCCCGCCCCGTTGGGGCCAAACAAGTTGGATGCTGAATAGGTGATCTGAACTCCCTGAAGAATTCCTGATTCAATCACCGGTTCCGGGTCATAGGGCTGCACCAAAGAGGGGTCCGTGTTGGCGCAGGCCAAAGCGTCGCTGCCGGTGGTGTAATTGACCGGATCTAGGCCCGCCGCCGTTATCTCGCTGTAGTCCTGGGGCGAGAGCAAAGCGGCCACCGCCCGCCGCAACTCCGGATCGCGGAAGGGACTGTGCTCCGATTCGTTGAACACGATGAAGTTCTCGCCGACCTCGATCGCCGCCGTATTGGGGAAATCCGACACGTTGGCCAAGCTGATCAATCCGACGTCAAGGGTGCCGCCTTTGATCTCGTTCTCGGTGGCCGTTGTGTCCACCCCCACCGAGAAGATCAGTTTCTCCGGCGCTTCGCCTTCCAGTTTCTCCTGCCAGTCGCCCCACACGTATTCGTCGCGCAGCTCGAATTCGTAGCTCACCCCGGGTTTTGCGGAGGCCAGGGTGAATGGCCCCGAGAATGCGGCGGGGTCAGGGGAGGACTTCAGCGCTTCGACGTCCGCCAGGCCCGCCGGGCAGATGATCCCGGTGGCTGGATTGACCAACCCCGCCAGCAGCCCGGAGAACGGCTCGGACACCTCTATGGTCACGGTGCCGGCCGCGTCGTCGCTGGTCACGGTCACTTCCCCGGACCCAAAGGCCAACGCCTTCAGCCCTGAGGCGGTTTCCGGGGCCGCCAGGTAGGACAAGGAATCAGCCACGATGGAGGGAGTGATTTTGGTGCCGTCGCCGCAGGTTCCGTGGTCGCCTATGGTGAACACGCCGCCTGTGGCCGTTGTCTCCCAGGAGGTGGCGAGACCCGGAACAATTGTTCCGTCCGTGTCGTAGCGCACAACCGTGTCGTAAAGCAAGCGGGCGGTTGAATAGTCGTCCATCCCGCTCACGTGCGCCGGGTCATAGGTTGTCGGATCAGCCGAGTAGCGGGCAGTCACAGTCGTTTTCTTGTCCGTTTTGGAGCCATCGCCACCGCCCCCGTCCTCCGCACCGCCGCTGGTCGCGCAACTGGCTAAGGCCATCCCACACGCCGCCAAAGTCGCAGCGGCGGCCATCTTCCTTCTTGTCATTAGCGTCTCCATTCGCAGGGGTGCTTGCATGGCTTTTGTCCGGGGACTCCGGGGACTCGGCAAGGTTACTGTGGCTGTTTGCAAGACTGGCCCAAAAGCTCCAGATGGTCACCGCCTTTTTACCTGCGGGACACGTTAAGCGCATTCCCGCACTCGCCAGACATTTGCTTGTAATCTAGGCGACCTGTGGTGTTAGCGTTCCCGCACATTGGCCGCGCCGTGCCGGACTTGCCCTCCAACAACGGTGGCGACAATTTCGAGATCGGAGATCGCCTCTTCCGAGACCGCCAATAGATCATCGCTGAGGACCGTGAAATCGGCGAGCCGTCCGCGCGTCAGGCGGCCTTTGCGCAGCTCTGACTTTTCGGCGTAGGCGGAACCGTAGGTGTACGCCCTGAGGGCTTGCGCCGTTGTCAGCCGCTCGGCGGGGCCCAGGATCACGCCGGACGGAGCGCGGCGTCGCACCAGCGCCTGGATCCCGTCCAGCGGGCGGCCGCGCACCACCGGGCAATCGGAACTGCCGGGGACTTCGATCCCCGCCTCCAGGAAACTACGCTGACGGTACAGCGTCTCCGCGCGCTCGGGTCCCACGGCGTCAATGTAGTCATCGCCGCTGAGGGTCAAAAACTCCCCTTGCGGGACTGGAATCAGCCCGAGCTCCGCCATGCGCCCAATGGCGGCCTGATCGGTCATGCCGCAGTGTTCTATCCGGTGCCGGGCGTCGGGGCGGTGGAACGCGGCCTGGGCCCGCGCGTAGGCGTCAATGACCGCGCCGACGGCCGCGTCGCCAATAGCGTGGGTGGCGATCTGCCAGCCCGCCAAGTGAGCGGAGAGGATCGCTTCCCTGAGCGCGTCCGGGTCGTGGTGCAACACCCCTTTGGCGGCCGAATGCTCATAGCAGCAGGTCAACGCGGCCGTGCGGGAGGTCAACGCGCCATCGGAGAAGATCTTCACAGGGCCCAGCCTCAACCAGTCGTCGCCCAGTCCGCTCCGGATGCCGAGGTCCAGGCCGAATCCCGGCAGATCGGATTCGGTGCCGGGGATCCGGTGCAGGGCGGGCAGTTCGGGCATGACCGTGACCCGCAAGCCGAGCTTTTTTTGATCGTGAAGCGCCTGATAGGCTGCGAAGTCGGCTGGACCGTTGCCCGTCACCCGCCCCGACACGCCGGGTTCGGTGACACTGGTCAGGCCGTCCGCCAGAGCCGCCGCGCAGGCGCGTTCGATAGCGCGGGTAAAGGCCGCACTGGTGGTGGGCCGCAAAATGGCGTTGACCGGTTCCACCGCGCGCTCGGCCACGAACCCTGTCACGGTGCCGTCGGGACGGCGCTCGACGAACCCCGAGTCAACATCTGACAGCCGATCCGGGTCGCCGCTGATTCGACGCACGGCTTCGGAATTGAGGGTCCCGCCGTGTCCGGAGGCGTGGTGGAGGAACACCGGCCGTCCGCCGGCCGCCGCGTCTAGCGCTTCCCTGACCGGGTGGGAACCCAACGCGGCGTCCGAATACCCGGTGCCCACCACCCACTCGTCCGGGCCCAGCGCCTGGGCATACTTCGCGACGGCCCCGTACAGGTCATCCAATGAGGCGACGGCGGCCGTTGACACGTCGCAGCAGGACAATCCCGCGCCCCGTGCGGACAGATGATGGTGCGCGTCGTGGAAGCCGGGGACCACGTGGGCGCCGCCAAGGTCTATGACCCGCCGGGCCGCCAGGTTGGCCACCTCCGCGTCTAGTCCGACGATCATTTCGTTGAACACGCCCAGCGTGGTGGCGGAGGGGCGTTCCGGATCCAAGGTGGCAAAACGGCCGTTGACAAACACGACGTCGAGAATCATGGTTGGATTCCTTTGCTCGGGGCCAGGCGCGCGGCCTGCGAATGGCGGGGACTGTAGCATCCCAACACGGCGGGTTCTTTGCGATCATGTTGCGCCCCGGCCCGGTAACGGAGGCGCAACGCCCACGCAACACGGTTCCCGTATTTTGGTGGCCCATGGCTCCCCTGTTCGCCAGCTACGGACCCCAGCGGCCGGCCGCCGCCGTGCTGACACGGGCCCGCGCCTGGGACGAGATGTTCGAGACGCCGCCCGCCGGCGGCGAGGCGGGGCGCGTCCGGGAGCCCTACCGGGATCTGCACGCCGCGTTGGGGAGCATCAACCAGGACGGATTGCGGCGCCGCGCGGAGGCGCTGGCCAGCTCCTACCTGGCGCAGGGCGTCACGTTCGACTTCGCCGGCGAGGAGCGGCCGTTCCCGCTTGACGCGATCCCGCGGATAGTCCCCCCGGACGAATGGGCGGTCATCGAGGCGGGGGTTGCCCAGCGGGTCAAGTGCCTGGAGGCGTTCCTTGCGGACGTGTACGGCCCGCTCAAAGCGGTGTCCGATGCCGTCATCCCGGCTTCCGCCATCGTCTCCTCCAGCGGGTTGCTACGTCAGGCGCACGGCGTGGTCAGCGCGAACGGGGTGCGGATCCAGGTGGCCGGGATTGACCTGATCCGCGACGAGGCAGGCGCCTGGCGCGTGCTGGAGGACAACGTGCGGGTGCCGAGCGGCGTCAGCTATGTGATCTCGAACCGGCAGGTGATGGCCCAAACTCTGCCGGAGTTGTTCCACTCGATGCGGGTGCGGCCGGTGGACGATTACCCGTCCAAGCTGTTGGAGGCCCTGCGGGCGAGCGCGCCCGCCGGAATTGACGACCCGGTGGTCGTGGTGTTGACGCCCGGGGTTTACAACTCGGCCTACTTTGAGCACACGCTGCTGGCCCGCCTGATGGGGGTGGAACTGGTCGAGGGGCGGGACCTCTATTGCTCCGCAGGGCGGGTCTGGATGCGAACCACGGCCGGCCCGGCCCGCGTGGACGTGATCTACCGCCGGGTTGACGACGATTTCCTTGACCCGCTTCAGTTCCGTGCCGACTCGGTGCTGGGGCCGCCCGGCCTGCTGAACGTGGCGCGGGAGGGCCAAGTCACCATTGCCAACGGGATTGGCAACGGCGTGGCGGACGACAAGTTGGTCTACACGTATGTGCCGGACCTGATCCGCTACTACCTGGGCGAGGAGCCGGTT
This genomic stretch from Bifidobacteriaceae bacterium harbors:
- a CDS encoding ABC transporter substrate-binding protein, with translation MTRRKMAAAATLAACGMALASCATSGGAEDGGGGDGSKTDKKTTVTARYSADPTTYDPAHVSGMDDYSTARLLYDTVVRYDTDGTIVPGLATSWETTATGGVFTIGDHGTCGDGTKITPSIVADSLSYLAAPETASGLKALAFGSGEVTVTSDDAAGTVTIEVSEPFSGLLAGLVNPATGIICPAGLADVEALKSSPDPAAFSGPFTLASAKPGVSYEFELRDEYVWGDWQEKLEGEAPEKLIFSVGVDTTATENEIKGGTLDVGLISLANVSDFPNTAAIEVGENFIVFNESEHSPFRDPELRRAVAALLSPQDYSEITAAGLDPVNYTTGSDALACANTDPSLVQPYDPEPVIESGILQGVQITYSASNLFGPNGAGAEYVYQQLVAAGAEVTYNLRDNSTWAAEVLGPDPTTWDITLFGTVNNAVSLWTPLSRMVGLPIEEGGRNMTRGDNAVGDQLAIEVMAANSQEEMCALYQDLQEQLLERVDFVPLVSSILYYGLTEHVRYTGAAGHDDLTTIRIVG
- a CDS encoding amidohydrolase, producing the protein MILDVVFVNGRFATLDPERPSATTLGVFNEMIVGLDAEVANLAARRVIDLGGAHVVPGFHDAHHHLSARGAGLSCCDVSTAAVASLDDLYGAVAKYAQALGPDEWVVGTGYSDAALGSHPVREALDAAAGGRPVFLHHASGHGGTLNSEAVRRISGDPDRLSDVDSGFVERRPDGTVTGFVAERAVEPVNAILRPTTSAAFTRAIERACAAALADGLTSVTEPGVSGRVTGNGPADFAAYQALHDQKKLGLRVTVMPELPALHRIPGTESDLPGFGLDLGIRSGLGDDWLRLGPVKIFSDGALTSRTAALTCCYEHSAAKGVLHHDPDALREAILSAHLAGWQIATHAIGDAAVGAVIDAYARAQAAFHRPDARHRIEHCGMTDQAAIGRMAELGLIPVPQGEFLTLSGDDYIDAVGPERAETLYRQRSFLEAGIEVPGSSDCPVVRGRPLDGIQALVRRRAPSGVILGPAERLTTAQALRAYTYGSAYAEKSELRKGRLTRGRLADFTVLSDDLLAVSEEAISDLEIVATVVGGQVRHGAANVRER
- a CDS encoding circularly permuted type 2 ATP-grasp protein, whose translation is MAPLFASYGPQRPAAAVLTRARAWDEMFETPPAGGEAGRVREPYRDLHAALGSINQDGLRRRAEALASSYLAQGVTFDFAGEERPFPLDAIPRIVPPDEWAVIEAGVAQRVKCLEAFLADVYGPLKAVSDAVIPASAIVSSSGLLRQAHGVVSANGVRIQVAGIDLIRDEAGAWRVLEDNVRVPSGVSYVISNRQVMAQTLPELFHSMRVRPVDDYPSKLLEALRASAPAGIDDPVVVVLTPGVYNSAYFEHTLLARLMGVELVEGRDLYCSAGRVWMRTTAGPARVDVIYRRVDDDFLDPLQFRADSVLGPPGLLNVAREGQVTIANGIGNGVADDKLVYTYVPDLIRYYLGEEPVLPNVTTWRLEEPEALEEVLDRLPDLVVKPVNGSGGKGLVVGRTADAKTLDQVRQTLREDPRGWIAQPIIELSTIPTLVEEGVRPRHSDLRPFAVNSGEDVWVLPGGLTRVALPEGQLVVNSSQGGGSKDTWVPGRPDCPPGPQDWADTAGGDRTASGTGKASAAKAGGASSLTHQEAGADDDSRLLQQIEHQQQAGGNGRAVARG